The Lathyrus oleraceus cultivar Zhongwan6 chromosome 5, CAAS_Psat_ZW6_1.0, whole genome shotgun sequence genome includes the window AAAATGCCAACAATCTCTGCTATGATCCATCCTATAGGCCCATCTCATGTTCATGGACAGTCTTTCATCATTGACGACTCATCACTAGGAAGACTCAACAGACATGGTCACCAATTTAACTTCTCCCTCAAAAAAAAACATACTACTTTCattaaaaatacttttttttttttgcaaagTTGAAATTAACTATGAAGAGTTTAATAGAAACTGTTGTTGAGTTTTGGTCTTCTTTGACAAAGGCTCTGGTGAAGATGATACTGAAACTGTTGCTATAGCCCATGAATCATTGGAATTTTCAGAGCTAAATGACACATCCATTACACCATTTGGACTACTTGGAATTGACCCAAACTTACGTTTGTTGAATCGATTCTCATTCTCCTCTTCATATTCTGTCCACACTTTCATCATCAGCTTCCCACATTCATCCACTTTTTCCTATAATCATTTCACATTCATTAATATAAACCAAAACACTATTAATAATAATAGCATAGAAaaaacaataacaaacaacacTTACTTTGTTGATTCCAAGAATACCAAGAAGCTGGTTTTTGTATTCATCTCCTAAACTAGGCTCAACACTGTTGAAAACATGAATCATCGTAGCAGTTGCCATGACAGAAGGTAGATAACTCATAAACTTTGAATCTGCAATTATGTGGAAATCGATGAGAAACAGAAGATAAGAGTAATAATAGATCAAAGATAATGAAGATTGAAGAGTGAAAACTCACCTGATCTAATGACAGAGAGAACAACATTTTCACATCTATTAAGAAACTCCCAACAAAGACGATCTTTCAATCCAAGTCTTCTTATTGTATAATCTATAAAAGAGAGAGGTGTTGCAGGATTCATCTTCCACCCTAGTGTTGAAAGAACCAAAATCTCCATCTTTTTTATCGTCTTTGCTTCAAACAAGTATCTACTTTCCTCAACCTATAACACAGTGAAAAAAACAACAAAAATCAGAAACATGTTTGGTGTTTTTGTTTCTTGCTAGAGTTTACTTTAGATGGAACATACTTGAAGATCTAGTAAAAGAGGAACTTGGGTTTCTTCAACTTTAGCAGCAAGAGAGAGACAAGCAACAGCGGAAAGCTGAGTCATCCATGGCTTCTCATTCTGTAAACGAAAGCTGAACAGAAACCTATCGAGGTAGTTTACAGCAAGAACAGCGGTGAGAGGTGAGAACGAGTAATGAGCGTTCACTTTCAGAATCCAGTCAATGGATTCTCTACGAGAAGTTTCCAACACAGGGTTGGTTTGTAGAAAGATGTGAAGAGGGTTTTGTTGTTCTTTGGAGAGAAGTGATTTGAGTTCTTCATCGTCCCAAAACATGTCGGTTTCTAGGAACAAAGATTGAGTAGAGTTTGTTATTGTGTTGTTTAAGGAAACATTATCGTACTCGAATTCTAACTCATCTTGTTCCTCCCAATGTTCTTCGGAGCAGTACAAGGTATCCATGGGGAAAGTGTGAGACATGTTGGATATATATTAGATCTTTAGTTCAATTGAGATGCTTCCATGGGAGGAACCATGTTGTTTATCCTTATTGAGACAAAATGAAAATGGTATAGAGGAGATTGGGAGAAGGAGGGAGGGAGTGAGTGTGGACACAAACAAGAGTGTTGTTTTATTTGTTGGTGAGTTTCCAAAAGAGAAACTAGTGTGTTTTATTGGGAGAGTGTTGTGTTAGATAGCCTCCCTAGAGGTGAATGAATCATGGGCCATGGGTCTTATTTACTCGACACGTGACTAATGTACCCTATAATTTATGGATCCCTCTTCCATCTTTGGATTAGGATTTCTTGTAACAACATGAGGATGGTCTAATCGATCTGGATCGTTGGATTTTAATCAAACGGTCAAAATTGTTTTAACTAAAAATACATTGTTTTGATTATAAACCGTTTGATCTACTATTATAATTGAGATTAAAAATCACATATAAATGTGTTTATTATGATGGCAAATGGCCATATGCATCTCGTTTAACCTCATCCCGCAAAAGCTCGCAAAAAAATGAGGTGAGACGAGACCGAGCGAAAAGACATAGTTGAGAGTGCATGACAAACATATTAGAAGATGTGGGTCTAAAATCTTAGCTAACCAAAAATACAGGAAAAACAAATATGTTCAACGAGTCTGGATCGTTTTGTCATCTCTAGTGTGTATTGATTATTGTAGTAAATAATATTTTGTTTGTCTTTATTCCTTTTGAGGCATTTTTATCTACTTTAATAAATTTGAAAAGAAGTCATAAGAATTACCCATAAATTGAAGGAAAATGGACAATAAATTTTGTATCTTTACTCTTTTTTGAATGAAAAAATCAATCTTCTTACCAACTATGTTAGTAACTTCATGAGACATAACATTGTGATGCATGCATGAGCCTTTGAACTCTTTGCAAAAAACCACTTTCTTGGGTGCTAAAGGAGCCGACACCGTGTTTTTCGTTCTTGACTAACCTTCGGTTTAGCTATCGAGGAGGAACTCAAAGATTTTGACAATATTTTTTTTACTTATTCATCATGTTTCATGAACATCAACTTTTTCCCCATGCATCTACAATACCGTCATTTTCCATTGGTGTGtatgtatttgttgttgttgatgttattgttgatAATGCTATTGTTGATAATGctattgttgatgatgtttgtGTCTTGATGTCACTGTTATTGTTGATGATCTTTGTTGATGATGctattgttgatgatgtttgttttgttgatgatgctattgttgatgatgtttgttttgttgatgatgttattgttgatgatgttatTGTTGATAATGCTTGTTGATGATGCTATTGTTTATGATGTTTGTTAATGATGctattgttgatgatgtttgtGTATTTATTGTTGATGATGCCATTGTTGGTGATTctattgttgttgatgtttgtgTCTTGATGTTGATTGTTTTATGTTTTGTTATATGGCATTTTCATTATCTAGTAGCGATGAAGTTGCGTATACAAATGAAATCAGTACAAGTGATTCTCAATTTGTAGTAAAACAACAAAAAAACATTAAAGAGGTGCCACAATGATTACTAAATTAACAAAAACCTACAACTCGGGTGTCAAACTTTGGGCCAAATTTAGTGATGTTTATATTATTCTTAATGGTCTTCATCCATCGCTTTTTAAGAGTTATGTTGCATTCCTTGGACGTAGCAAAGTCAGCATATTGTCAGATGATTGGAAAGATGTAGCAGATGAGGTGAAAAATAGCATATTGACAGACGTTCAGATATATTAGTTTTAATTTTCATCGATTCGATATTACTTTACATAAACACCAATACATACTTATTGATGTAACTATGTAGTTGACATTTGAGTTTAATGATGATTCGAAGTTGAAAAAAATGTGAATCATTTATGCTGATACGA containing:
- the LOC127088088 gene encoding cyclin-D3-1, with protein sequence MSHTFPMDTLYCSEEHWEEQDELEFEYDNVSLNNTITNSTQSLFLETDMFWDDEELKSLLSKEQQNPLHIFLQTNPVLETSRRESIDWILKVNAHYSFSPLTAVLAVNYLDRFLFSFRLQNEKPWMTQLSAVACLSLAAKVEETQVPLLLDLQVEESRYLFEAKTIKKMEILVLSTLGWKMNPATPLSFIDYTIRRLGLKDRLCWEFLNRCENVVLSVIRSDSKFMSYLPSVMATATMIHVFNSVEPSLGDEYKNQLLGILGINKEKVDECGKLMMKVWTEYEEENENRFNKRKFGSIPSSPNGVMDVSFSSENSNDSWAIATVSVSSSPEPLSKKTKTQQQFLLNSS